In the genome of Negativicoccus succinicivorans, one region contains:
- a CDS encoding B3/4 domain-containing protein, giving the protein MAAYREAFRAVGINPNKYPSSIEALLTRISKGKMLTSITPLVDLGNAASLLESVPIGAHAVDSLAEGTLGVRRARENDTFVPFGETVAEAPDLGEIVYASGTTVRTRRFLWRQSELGKITPQTKDILYLLDGFSDRREDLERGRDLLAKYLTEVFHAQVKIGLITKDEPEFIF; this is encoded by the coding sequence CTGGCCGCGTACCGCGAAGCGTTTCGCGCGGTCGGTATCAATCCGAATAAATATCCGAGTTCCATTGAAGCACTCTTGACGCGTATTTCCAAAGGAAAAATGCTGACCTCGATTACACCGCTGGTCGATTTGGGAAATGCCGCATCATTGCTTGAGTCCGTGCCGATCGGCGCGCATGCCGTCGACTCTTTGGCGGAGGGCACGCTCGGCGTACGTCGCGCGCGAGAAAACGATACCTTCGTGCCGTTCGGCGAGACGGTTGCGGAAGCGCCGGACCTCGGAGAGATTGTGTACGCATCCGGTACGACCGTGCGTACGCGCCGGTTTTTATGGAGGCAAAGCGAACTCGGTAAAATCACGCCCCAAACGAAAGATATTCTTTACCTTTTGGACGGATTTTCCGATCGCCGTGAAGATCTGGAACGCGGGCGTGACCTTTTGGCAAAATACCTGACCGAAGTATTTCATGCGCAAGTGAAAATCGGTCTGATCACAAAAGACGAGCCGGAATTTATTTTTTAA
- a CDS encoding YbaB/EbfC family nucleoid-associated protein: protein MFGNKAQMAGMMKKVKKMQDDMAKMQEELKRKTTEVTAGGGAIRLVMNGEKQITELKIDPAVLEAQDAEMLEDLVTAAVNEAGRKIDDMASQEVNRITGGMGLPPGMF from the coding sequence ATGTTTGGTAATAAAGCGCAAATGGCCGGCATGATGAAAAAGGTCAAAAAAATGCAAGACGACATGGCCAAAATGCAAGAGGAACTGAAACGAAAAACAACCGAAGTAACAGCGGGTGGCGGTGCGATCCGCCTCGTGATGAACGGTGAAAAGCAAATTACGGAATTAAAAATTGATCCGGCGGTCTTGGAAGCGCAGGACGCCGAAATGCTGGAAGACTTGGTAACGGCGGCCGTCAATGAAGCGGGACGCAAAATTGACGACATGGCTTCGCAGGAAGTTAACCGCATTACCGGCGGGATGGGTCTTCCTCCGGGAATGTTTTAA
- a CDS encoding bifunctional 5,10-methylenetetrahydrofolate dehydrogenase/5,10-methenyltetrahydrofolate cyclohydrolase codes for MRELKGAPVAAAQQETTAKKIRMLAAKGVTPGLAIVRFSADRAAQMYGDFLAKSATQAGLYVERVEPEENLTQEDALATIHALNQNSQIDGILLLMPLPPGLDRSSLVEAIAPGKDIDGLTPTQVGRLVTGRTAFVPATARAVLATLRHYDIPLAGKHAVVIGRSDVIGKPVVQLLLAANATVTICHSKTQDLPHFTRAADILVAAVGKAMMVTPDMVSEDAVVVDVGIHRVDGKTVGDVAPEALAKAQAATPVPGGIGSVTTALMLDAAVTAALRHHP; via the coding sequence ATGCGAGAACTTAAGGGGGCGCCGGTAGCGGCCGCGCAGCAGGAAACCACGGCGAAAAAAATTCGCATGCTGGCGGCGAAGGGCGTTACTCCGGGGCTGGCCATTGTGCGTTTCAGCGCGGATCGGGCGGCGCAGATGTACGGCGACTTTTTAGCGAAGTCTGCAACGCAAGCGGGATTATATGTCGAACGGGTCGAGCCCGAGGAAAATCTGACGCAAGAGGACGCTTTGGCGACGATTCACGCGCTGAATCAGAATTCGCAGATTGACGGCATTTTACTTTTAATGCCGTTGCCGCCGGGACTGGATCGCAGTTCGCTGGTCGAAGCGATTGCGCCGGGCAAGGATATCGACGGTTTGACACCGACGCAGGTAGGCCGGCTTGTGACGGGGCGCACCGCATTTGTGCCGGCGACCGCGCGGGCGGTGCTCGCTACATTGCGGCATTATGACATTCCGCTCGCCGGTAAACACGCGGTCGTGATCGGTCGCAGCGATGTCATCGGTAAACCCGTTGTGCAATTATTGCTGGCGGCGAATGCGACGGTTACCATTTGCCACTCCAAAACGCAGGACTTGCCACACTTCACTCGCGCGGCGGATATTTTGGTCGCGGCGGTCGGCAAAGCGATGATGGTGACGCCGGATATGGTGAGTGAAGATGCGGTTGTCGTCGATGTCGGCATTCATCGCGTGGACGGCAAAACCGTCGGTGATGTCGCGCCGGAGGCGCTCGCGAAAGCGCAGGCGGCGACACCGGTTCCGGGCGGTATCGGTTCGGTAACGACCGCGCTTATGTTGGACGCGGCGGTGACCGCGGCGTTGCGGCATCATCCGTAA
- the recR gene encoding recombination mediator RecR: MNEPLERLTEQFRRLPGVGVKTARRLAYFILEEPQESVDAFVEAIKTAKAQTKYCSVCGNLSTRDPCEFCADSRRDHSVICVVESPTDVQAMERCHEYHGVYHVLHGALSPLDGIQPEQLHIRELLERLRDDTVKEIIMATDPDAEGEATALYIAGLVKPIGITITRIARGLPAGGDIGFVDGVTLAGAVAHRQSM, from the coding sequence ATGAACGAACCGTTAGAGCGGCTGACGGAACAATTTCGTCGCCTGCCCGGCGTCGGCGTGAAAACCGCCCGCCGCTTGGCGTACTTTATTTTGGAAGAGCCGCAGGAGTCGGTGGACGCGTTTGTTGAGGCCATCAAGACCGCGAAAGCGCAGACCAAGTACTGCTCTGTGTGCGGCAATCTGTCCACCCGGGATCCCTGTGAATTTTGCGCCGATTCGCGGCGTGATCACAGTGTGATTTGCGTGGTTGAATCTCCCACGGATGTGCAAGCCATGGAACGTTGCCATGAATATCACGGTGTGTACCATGTGTTGCATGGCGCGCTTTCGCCTTTGGACGGTATTCAGCCGGAGCAGCTTCATATTCGCGAACTTTTGGAACGTTTGCGAGACGATACGGTGAAAGAGATTATTATGGCTACCGACCCGGACGCGGAGGGGGAAGCGACGGCTCTCTACATCGCGGGTTTGGTCAAGCCCATCGGCATTACGATCACGCGCATCGCGCGAGGCTTACCGGCCGGTGGAGATATCGGTTTTGTGGACGGCGTCACCTTAGCCGGCGCAGTCGCCCACCGTCAAAGTATGTAA
- a CDS encoding YerC/YecD family TrpR-related protein, with the protein MSVNPRLVSPAMDSLLDALLALETREEGYALLEDLCTVSELRDLSMRWQVAQLLHSGQKYEDIESLTGASSATISRVKRALRYGADGYQTMLERLEGKDT; encoded by the coding sequence ATGAGCGTAAATCCGAGATTGGTCAGCCCGGCAATGGACAGCCTGCTGGATGCGTTGCTGGCACTTGAAACGCGCGAGGAAGGGTATGCGCTTTTGGAAGATTTGTGTACCGTTTCCGAGCTGCGAGACTTGAGTATGCGCTGGCAGGTGGCGCAGTTGCTGCACAGCGGTCAAAAATATGAAGATATCGAATCGCTTACGGGAGCGAGTTCCGCAACGATCAGCCGCGTCAAACGCGCGTTGCGTTACGGCGCGGACGGTTACCAAACGATGCTGGAGCGGTTAGAGGGAAAGGATACGTAA
- a CDS encoding formate--tetrahydrofolate ligase encodes MRSDIEIAQAAKLQPITEIAAAAGIEEQYLAPYGRYKAKIGYDLIRKLDGEKNGHLILVTAISPTPAGEGKSTTTVGLAQGLAKLGKKVMVALREPSLGPCMGIKGGAAGGGYSQVVPMEDINLHFTGDMHAITAAHNLLAAMLDNHLQQGNTLRIDPRRIVWKRVVDMNDRALRHIVVGLGGKVNGVPREDGFDITVASEVMAILCLAQDLKDMKERFSRIIVAYDYDGKAVTAGDLHAQGAMTALMKDAISPNLVQTIEHVPALVHGGPFANIAHGCNSLVATQTALHLADYVVTEAGFGADLGAEKFFDIKCRYGKLKPEVAVLVATVRALKMHGGRAKNELTEPDVDALKRGLENLGKHLENIAKYNVPAVVAINAFASDTAEEMAAIRTYCEERGVPVALSDVFAKGGEGGKELAQAVLEEIAKGAADFQPLYESELSVPDKIRTIAQEIYGADDIVLEAAAQKTLADIEAGGYAALPVCIAKTQYSFSDDPNKLGRPSGFTLHVRELKISAGAGFIVALTGNIMTMPGLPKKPAAEKIDVTADGNIVGLF; translated from the coding sequence AGGCCAAAATCGGCTATGATTTAATTCGTAAGCTGGACGGCGAAAAAAACGGACATTTGATTTTGGTTACGGCGATTTCTCCGACGCCTGCCGGTGAAGGCAAGTCGACCACCACGGTCGGTTTGGCGCAGGGACTTGCCAAACTCGGCAAAAAAGTGATGGTGGCGTTGCGTGAACCGTCGCTCGGGCCGTGCATGGGAATCAAGGGCGGTGCCGCCGGCGGCGGTTATTCGCAAGTGGTGCCGATGGAAGATATCAACTTGCATTTTACCGGCGACATGCACGCCATTACCGCGGCGCACAATTTATTGGCGGCCATGCTCGATAACCATCTGCAACAGGGCAATACGTTGCGCATTGATCCGCGTCGGATCGTGTGGAAACGCGTGGTCGATATGAATGATCGGGCATTGCGCCACATCGTGGTCGGTTTGGGCGGCAAAGTGAACGGCGTGCCGCGTGAAGACGGTTTTGATATTACGGTTGCGTCCGAAGTCATGGCGATTTTGTGTCTCGCGCAGGATCTCAAAGATATGAAAGAACGGTTCAGCCGCATTATCGTCGCCTACGATTACGACGGTAAGGCGGTAACGGCCGGCGACCTGCATGCGCAGGGCGCGATGACGGCGCTTATGAAAGACGCGATCTCGCCCAACCTGGTGCAGACGATTGAGCATGTGCCGGCGCTGGTGCACGGCGGTCCGTTTGCGAATATCGCGCACGGTTGCAACTCGCTGGTGGCCACCCAAACCGCGTTGCACCTGGCGGACTATGTCGTTACGGAAGCCGGTTTCGGCGCGGATCTGGGTGCGGAAAAATTCTTTGATATTAAATGCCGCTACGGCAAGTTAAAACCGGAAGTGGCGGTATTGGTCGCGACGGTGCGCGCGCTCAAAATGCACGGCGGTCGCGCGAAAAACGAACTCACCGAACCGGATGTCGACGCGCTTAAGCGGGGCTTAGAAAACCTCGGCAAACATTTAGAAAATATTGCCAAATATAATGTTCCCGCTGTTGTGGCGATCAATGCGTTCGCCAGCGACACGGCGGAAGAAATGGCGGCGATTCGTACATACTGCGAAGAACGCGGCGTACCCGTCGCGCTGTCCGATGTTTTTGCCAAAGGCGGAGAAGGCGGTAAGGAACTTGCGCAAGCCGTGCTGGAGGAAATTGCCAAGGGCGCCGCTGATTTTCAGCCGCTGTATGAGAGCGAATTGAGTGTTCCCGATAAAATTCGTACGATTGCGCAGGAGATTTACGGCGCGGACGATATTGTTTTAGAAGCGGCGGCGCAAAAAACGTTGGCCGATATTGAAGCGGGCGGGTATGCGGCGTTGCCGGTCTGCATCGCCAAGACGCAGTATTCGTTCTCCGATGATCCGAACAAACTGGGCCGTCCCAGCGGCTTTACGCTGCACGTACGCGAACTTAAAATCAGTGCCGGCGCAGGCTTCATCGTCGCTCTTACCGGCAACATCATGACGATGCCGGGATTACCGAAAAAGCCGGCCGCGGAAAAAATCGACGTGACGGCGGACGGAAACATTGTCGGTCTTTTTTGA
- the dnaX gene encoding DNA polymerase III subunit gamma/tau, with protein MAYLALYRKWRPQTFADVVGQDPIAHTLAQAVARGKVAHAYLFSGPRGTGKTSMAKILAKALNCIHGPTAEPCNACERCREITQGTAFDVSEIDAASNRGIDEMRALRDTVAQLPTVARTKVYIIDEAHMLTKEAANALLKTLEEPPEHVVFILATTEPERLPATIISRCQRYEFRRISVAAITAQLLKVAQGSGIELSEGAARLIAVRAEGGLRDALSLLDQCAGTGGAITEAVVTTVLGLPDQEEITGLAEAVLARDSARTLQIFQDILGSGKEPAVVLQQLLQWLRDALLCQIDPDFPELAIYGEAFPRLQNIAQTLPAGRLATLATRTADGLREARFAGSVRMATELTLLALCRSGGEVNAAEWEERITALENKEAAVSPALLQRVSALEEAVQRGVTAKARRTEPTPPDDEDAAVSAAEWEMNVAPFSPVDEEEHVAPTEPARVPSPSARKKTAVSPKTSAQPLPTEPVAPQRTPSATPLQTKVTRSSVKKQEKAAENVDFFVLPAQYDGIWQKVVEALFARKKMAQAACYRNAKLLLIAGTHVIIAIEHAFLVDAANRPEYRQEVAGILQELTGVELTLLAVAAQSTQADEARARAEALQRDEAAAPSSEKTAVSASSVTSPGEYRKIRREDIDPADQNDPVLANALQFAGDCDIYVWEE; from the coding sequence ATGGCGTACTTGGCATTGTATCGTAAATGGCGGCCGCAGACGTTCGCCGACGTCGTCGGCCAGGATCCGATCGCGCATACGCTTGCGCAAGCGGTAGCCCGCGGTAAAGTGGCGCATGCGTATTTGTTTTCCGGTCCGCGCGGCACGGGCAAGACGAGTATGGCGAAAATTTTAGCCAAAGCGCTCAACTGCATCCACGGACCCACGGCGGAACCGTGCAATGCATGCGAACGTTGTCGGGAAATTACGCAAGGCACCGCCTTTGATGTGAGTGAAATTGACGCGGCGTCCAATCGCGGCATTGACGAGATGCGCGCGTTGCGGGATACCGTCGCGCAGTTGCCGACCGTTGCGCGGACCAAAGTATATATCATCGATGAAGCGCACATGCTTACCAAGGAAGCGGCGAACGCGTTGTTGAAAACACTGGAAGAGCCGCCGGAACATGTCGTGTTTATTTTGGCGACGACCGAACCGGAACGCTTGCCGGCCACCATTATTTCGCGTTGCCAGCGGTATGAATTTCGGCGTATTTCCGTGGCCGCTATCACCGCGCAACTGTTGAAAGTCGCGCAGGGTTCGGGTATCGAACTGAGCGAAGGCGCGGCGCGGTTGATCGCCGTACGTGCGGAAGGCGGTTTGCGCGACGCTCTAAGTCTGTTGGATCAATGCGCCGGCACCGGAGGCGCCATCACGGAAGCCGTGGTCACTACAGTTTTAGGACTGCCGGACCAGGAAGAAATCACGGGTTTGGCGGAAGCCGTTTTGGCGCGTGACAGCGCGCGCACGTTGCAAATTTTTCAGGATATTTTGGGCTCCGGCAAAGAACCGGCCGTCGTATTGCAGCAGCTGTTGCAATGGCTGCGCGACGCTCTTTTGTGTCAAATCGACCCCGACTTTCCGGAACTTGCCATCTACGGCGAGGCGTTTCCGCGCTTACAAAACATAGCACAAACGCTACCTGCCGGCCGCTTGGCCACGCTCGCCACGCGCACGGCGGACGGTTTGCGGGAAGCGCGATTTGCCGGCTCCGTGCGCATGGCGACGGAACTTACTTTGTTGGCGCTTTGCCGCAGCGGCGGGGAAGTGAATGCCGCCGAGTGGGAAGAGCGCATCACGGCGTTGGAAAATAAAGAGGCGGCTGTTTCGCCGGCCTTGCTGCAACGTGTAAGCGCACTGGAAGAAGCCGTGCAACGCGGCGTCACGGCAAAAGCGCGGCGCACGGAACCGACTCCGCCGGATGATGAGGACGCGGCCGTCAGCGCCGCGGAATGGGAAATGAACGTGGCACCGTTTTCTCCCGTTGACGAAGAGGAGCATGTTGCGCCGACAGAACCGGCACGTGTGCCGTCGCCGTCAGCGCGAAAAAAAACGGCCGTGTCGCCCAAAACGTCGGCGCAACCGTTACCGACGGAACCTGTTGCGCCGCAGCGGACTCCTTCCGCAACGCCACTTCAAACAAAGGTAACGAGATCTTCGGTGAAGAAGCAGGAAAAAGCGGCGGAGAACGTTGACTTTTTTGTGCTTCCCGCGCAATATGACGGGATTTGGCAAAAAGTTGTCGAGGCGCTTTTCGCCCGCAAAAAAATGGCGCAGGCGGCCTGCTACCGCAATGCGAAACTTCTTTTAATCGCCGGCACTCATGTCATCATCGCGATTGAGCATGCGTTTCTGGTCGATGCGGCGAATCGGCCGGAATACCGACAGGAAGTGGCCGGTATTTTGCAGGAACTCACCGGCGTCGAGCTGACGCTCTTAGCCGTAGCCGCCCAAAGCACTCAGGCGGATGAAGCGCGCGCTCGTGCTGAAGCATTGCAACGAGACGAAGCGGCGGCACCGTCATCGGAAAAAACAGCGGTTTCCGCATCTTCGGTGACATCGCCGGGGGAGTACCGCAAGATCCGCCGGGAGGATATTGACCCCGCGGATCAAAATGATCCGGTGCTCGCGAACGCCTTGCAGTTTGCCGGTGACTGTGATATATATGTATGGGAAGAATAA